A single window of Candidatus Rokuibacteriota bacterium DNA harbors:
- a CDS encoding FRG domain-containing protein yields MARRELFQPRRISSYEELANCIQVLTRRSPSARLVFRGQTSFHGGRLIPSVRRPRASDPPLVADMWQFATAGMIGRMFARRQGLPDSPFLEHALKHYLLTDELEWAGSILNDLFGMVLQHYGSRSHYVDVSTSLDHALWFAHYQFCSSLLEVPTIFGAAPGAAAEPIDRRDHLKKLILAASYRPAWPHGLEDGYLFAITPARTIDERTTLEAAEEASALRHGDFLDLSPWEEFTRAQRQCAGVVFCDVSNGDGAVEAPLMQGVFVFALPLRGAEHVFRWTVSHLFPSPREDWMYAEILSQSAFVQAQPNASSLTRLNPLPEYYSGLPPTDDPGWVEHRACDRVIWPTWLHPWLQTPDNRLGTWAIADREYRAQDDLAIIAEPLLLRDLLDHESIRVVARSQSIAFAGDDPFAAEKLAIDRLSRAWPFQKPSVFIEFHPYKWAVVSPEFEPSLIRGRREEELPAWMANVRAVQIIRHGRAFGVRLFRLGKSGIEASAGHWFTPKAIGYGIPAFSVEPSSLRQSDEARAEEAWLCRMLVWLLKLAKGEWRLRDARIGGHTYCVIHSQ; encoded by the coding sequence ATGGCTCGACGAGAGTTGTTCCAACCGCGCCGGATCTCCTCCTACGAGGAGCTTGCTAATTGCATTCAAGTCCTGACACGACGGAGCCCCTCTGCCCGCCTCGTGTTTAGGGGCCAAACCAGCTTCCACGGCGGACGCCTCATCCCGTCCGTCCGGCGACCAAGGGCTTCAGACCCTCCCCTAGTTGCAGACATGTGGCAGTTCGCTACAGCAGGAATGATCGGGAGGATGTTTGCCCGTAGACAAGGCCTTCCCGACTCACCTTTTCTTGAGCATGCGTTGAAACATTATCTCCTTACTGATGAGCTTGAGTGGGCCGGGTCCATACTCAACGATCTCTTTGGCATGGTGCTGCAACACTACGGATCGAGATCACACTATGTGGACGTCAGCACTTCATTGGACCATGCGCTGTGGTTCGCGCACTATCAGTTCTGTAGTTCTCTCTTGGAGGTCCCCACAATCTTCGGTGCGGCTCCGGGCGCGGCGGCCGAACCGATAGATCGGAGAGACCACCTCAAGAAGCTGATACTTGCCGCATCGTATCGGCCAGCCTGGCCCCACGGACTTGAAGACGGCTATCTCTTCGCAATCACGCCAGCGAGAACAATTGACGAACGCACCACTCTGGAGGCTGCTGAAGAAGCGAGTGCGCTGCGCCACGGTGACTTCCTCGACCTTAGTCCGTGGGAGGAATTCACCCGTGCACAACGCCAATGTGCTGGCGTGGTGTTTTGCGATGTCTCTAACGGAGACGGTGCAGTCGAAGCTCCCCTCATGCAAGGTGTCTTTGTCTTTGCGCTGCCGCTAAGAGGAGCCGAGCATGTCTTTCGATGGACAGTGTCGCACTTGTTCCCGTCGCCGAGAGAGGACTGGATGTATGCCGAAATCCTGTCGCAGTCGGCATTCGTTCAAGCGCAGCCGAACGCTTCAAGCCTCACTCGGCTAAATCCTCTTCCGGAATACTACTCAGGTCTTCCGCCCACTGACGACCCAGGATGGGTCGAGCACCGTGCTTGTGATCGCGTAATCTGGCCCACGTGGCTTCATCCATGGCTGCAAACGCCTGACAATCGTCTAGGCACATGGGCGATTGCTGATCGAGAGTATCGCGCCCAAGATGACCTCGCAATCATCGCAGAGCCCCTGCTACTGAGGGATCTCTTGGATCATGAATCTATTCGCGTGGTGGCACGCTCCCAGAGCATCGCGTTTGCGGGTGACGACCCATTCGCGGCGGAGAAGCTTGCCATTGACCGGCTGAGCCGTGCATGGCCGTTTCAGAAGCCCAGCGTGTTCATAGAATTCCACCCGTACAAGTGGGCGGTCGTGTCGCCCGAGTTCGAGCCATCTCTCATTAGAGGGAGGAGAGAGGAAGAACTTCCAGCGTGGATGGCAAACGTTCGGGCCGTCCAGATCATAAGGCACGGCAGAGCCTTCGGGGTGCGACTGTTCCGATTAGGCAAGTCTGGGATCGAGGCGTCTGCTGGCCACTGGTTTACACCTAAGGCGATAGGCTATGGGATCCCAGCGTTCTCTGTAGAGCCGAGTTCCCTTAGGCAGAGCGACGAGGCGAGAGCCGAGGAAGCATGGTTGTGCAGAATGCTCGTGTGGCTCTTGAAGCTTGCCAAAGGTGAATGGCGGCTTAGGGACGCGCGCATAGGAGGCCACACGTATTGCGTCATTCACTCACAGTGA